The genomic region CGGGCTCATAACCCGAAGGTCACAGGTTCGAGTCCTGTCCCCGCTACTTTGACCAAACCATAGCTCGTCGGGCTATGGTTTTTCGTTTGGCCCGAAGGTGACCGGTTGGCAAAACCTACACGACGGAGGAATTTGTCATGAACCGTAAACCATCGGGCTCGTTGTTGCTTAGTAAGGTTATTCCCGGGTTCATCAACTACAAAACAGCCGAAGGATTGGCGCAGCGCACGCTCTATTCGCATGAGCGCCTGCTCAATAAATGGGTGGAATATATTGGCGATCGAGAGATTGACCAGGTCACCAGCCAGAATATTATTACGTATATAAACTGGCTGCGCAATGAATATACCCCACGTCGCTTCAGCGGAAAAACTCATCCCCTATCCCCCAAAACCCTGCGCAATGTCTGGGTGACATTATCATCCTTCTATTCCTGGGCTGCACGAGAATTGCAGTTGCCGAATATCATGAAGGATGTTCCGGCTCCGCGCATTAATAAAGTTCCTATCTCTCCGCTCACACAGGATGAAGTACAACACATGCTAAAAGTTTGTACTTGCTCACGCGAAGCGCACCCTGGCAACCGGAGAAGTTTCGTGATGCGTTTGCCTAACCGTCATCGCGATCAGGCAATAATCCTGATTCTGCTGGATACAGGTTTGCGAGCAATGGAGTTGTGCAAATTGCTGATTGGAAATATTGACCAGAAGACTGGTCGGGTTGAAGTTAAGCATGGCGTGATTGGTGGTGCCAAAGGCGGGAAAGGGCGCACAGTCTTCCTGGGCAAAGTTGCCCGACGGGCATTGTGGCGCTATCTTGCGGAACGAGAAGATGGTAATGATCCTGATGCTCCTGTTTTTCTCACCCATCACGAGCGTCCCTTCAATCCCAATGCGCTGCGTCAGTTGATTCAGAGCATTGCTGAACGAGCAGATGTTAAAAATGCGTATCCTCATAAATTTCGCCATACTTTTGCTATCACATATTTGCGCTCCGGTGGCGATGTTTTTACATTGCAAGCTTTGCTTGGCCACAGCACTTTGGATATGGTGCGCCATTATGCACAAATCGCTGAGGTCGATATTGCCAAGGCTCACCGCAAAGCCAGCCCAGCCGATAATTGGCGACTATAAATAAGCTAAACATCATGTGGCTACCGCCCCAAGTAGCCACATGATGTTTTTTCTTCGATATTATCAATCATCAGGTCGATCGTGATGCCTGAAGCACTCTGCATTTTGATCACCCTACGCCGCCAATCGTTCCGCAGCGATATGTATTACTTTTGATAACTCTGCATTTGACAGTTGGTTGACCATGGCCAGCAATTCATCATCTGGTTGATTAATTGGCTGGGTTGTCAAGTTGGTAATACGTTGGCGAACATCGTTACTCAGCATGGGCGCATAAATGCTATCTGTGATCTGTAGATCGTTATGCATCAAATTCATTGAAACAGCCTTGTAATCCGCTGCAGTGCGTGCGTGCAGCAATCCATAGACGGCGTTCCCGTGGCGAAACTTGTGTGCTGATTTGTAGGGTAATCCAGCCTGTTCAAACAAAAGGCGCAACCGTCGATTTAGAGCTTGGCTGCGATTTTTTCCTGGATTGTCCAAGGATAGGGTTTGTTCTCCCCAGTGACTTTTAATTGGGGTGTACCACGGCGCATTTACGGCCAATTGGCTGCGCACGAATTCATCCCAGGATCGGGCTACTTTGAGTAATTCGGGAATGTGGATGAGATAGGTTATGGCTCGTTTGCCATTTTTCGTTTTTACACCCAGTTCTGGCCACTGATGAACTAAAAGCTCCTGGAAATCGATCGCTTCAATGGGGGAGGATACGAAAGCTCCGGCCCGTTCGCCGGTCAAGAATAAGCGGGCTACGGCTGCCCGATCCCGCCAATGTGCTAAGTCTCCCTTCTCGCCTGGCAGAGTGGCCAAAAGAATAGCTTCNNNNNNNNNNNNNNNN from Chloroflexota bacterium harbors:
- a CDS encoding tyrosine-type recombinase/integrase, which translates into the protein MNRKPSGSLLLSKVIPGFINYKTAEGLAQRTLYSHERLLNKWVEYIGDREIDQVTSQNIITYINWLRNEYTPRRFSGKTHPLSPKTLRNVWVTLSSFYSWAARELQLPNIMKDVPAPRINKVPISPLTQDEVQHMLKVCTCSREAHPGNRRSFVMRLPNRHRDQAIILILLDTGLRAMELCKLLIGNIDQKTGRVEVKHGVIGGAKGGKGRTVFLGKVARRALWRYLAEREDGNDPDAPVFLTHHERPFNPNALRQLIQSIAERADVKNAYPHKFRHTFAITYLRSGGDVFTLQALLGHSTLDMVRHYAQIAEVDIAKAHRKASPADNWRL
- a CDS encoding site-specific integrase; this encodes EAILLATLPGEKGDLAHWRDRAAVARLFLTGERAGAFVSSPIEAIDFQELLVHQWPELGVKTKNGKRAITYLIHIPELLKVARSWDEFVRSQLAVNAPWYTPIKSHWGEQTLSLDNPGKNRSQALNRRLRLLFEQAGLPYKSAHKFRHGNAVYGLLHARTAADYKAVSMNLMHNDLQITDSIYAPMLSNDVRQRITNLTTQPINQPDDELLAMVNQLSNAELSKVIHIAAERLAA